A single window of Caldicellulosiruptor bescii DSM 6725 DNA harbors:
- a CDS encoding PIN domain-containing protein: MKKVWIDANVILRFLLQDHQEFFQKAQKITLEAEQGKLKLLVAPITIAEVVWTLESFYKIPRKEIADILSAFICSDGIEAEEGDVVLFALKSYKESNVDFIDAYLSHHITKSGNNKIFTFDKKHFSRLDVEILSMD, encoded by the coding sequence ATGAAAAAGGTTTGGATTGATGCAAATGTTATTTTGCGATTTCTTTTGCAAGACCACCAGGAGTTTTTTCAAAAGGCTCAAAAGATTACGCTTGAGGCAGAACAGGGAAAGTTAAAACTGCTTGTTGCTCCAATCACAATTGCAGAGGTTGTGTGGACTTTAGAGTCGTTTTATAAGATACCAAGGAAGGAGATAGCTGATATTCTGAGTGCTTTCATATGCTCTGATGGTATTGAAGCAGAAGAAGGGGATGTTGTTCTTTTTGCACTCAAAAGCTACAAAGAAAGCAACGTTGATTTCATTGATGCGTATCTTTCTCATCACATAACAAAGTCAGGAAACAACAAGATATTCACTTTTGATAAGAAACATTTCTCGAGACTTGATGTAGAAATCTTAAGTATGGATTAA
- a CDS encoding AbrB/MazE/SpoVT family DNA-binding domain-containing protein → MIQATSKITGRGQVQLPAEIRKVIGGEIGDSVLFTVQDDGKVVIEVIKKRKLSELGGSLKSSVAFTDLEHEANATKEIWVNKRVKGTQ, encoded by the coding sequence ATGATACAGGCAACGTCGAAGATTACAGGAAGGGGTCAAGTACAATTACCAGCTGAAATAAGGAAAGTTATTGGAGGAGAAATAGGGGATAGTGTACTTTTCACTGTGCAGGATGACGGCAAAGTTGTAATTGAAGTAATAAAGAAGAGAAAACTATCAGAACTTGGTGGGTCTTTGAAATCATCAGTTGCGTTCACAGATTTGGAACATGAAGCTAACGCAACAAAAGAAATATGGGTGAACAAAAGAGTAAAGGGGACACAATAA